The DNA sequence GGTTTCTAGTTCTATCGGTTCCAGGTTTGCGAAAGAAGATCCCATAGTAGGTAAAACTATCAAATTTTCCATCATTATTTGTATCTACTGGAAATCGCCAAGCGGTTTGAATAGCGTCTTGATCTTCTAGTGGTTTGAAATTCGTGCCATTCTTGACAGTTATTCCAGCGACCCCATCAACGTCATACTGAATTTGCAAGCGTTGCTCATCACCTAAATTATAAAAATCATCATTTAAAGCCCGATTTAACTCATTATCAGATGGTGTTTCTCTAGGTAAGGATTTATCGTTTCCTGATAACAAATATTTGATTTTCTCTCTAGCCCGATCCAATGCTGGGGTTGCTGCTTGTAGAACTTGTTCATCTACCCGCCGATATTGAGCCATTTTAGCCCGATCCATTGACCGGAACATAATGGTTATAGTTAATAACACCACTACCAACAACACCATTGTCACCGTTGGCAACACAAACCCTGCCCGACCATAACGGTCATGACGGTTGATCCTAATCCAACCTCGCAGAAGCGATCGCATAGCCCCTCGTGTCATTCGTTTGACAGCGATCCGGATCGCACTGAACACAGAGAGAATCGGATTATGGAATTTGTTGTTGTGACGCTTTGACATAGATGCCTACCTAACCTTTTGTTGGAATGGTTGTGCTGGCTAATAAAGGATTCTTAAAAGTTCACAGTTACCTGTGGGAGTTGAGACAATATGCCTCAAACTCAAATTTAAGTCGATTTATAAACAGATTAAAATTTATTAAGACGAGAAAAACTCCCTATCTTTAGTTGTAGCATTCCTCCCCCTAAAATCACCTTGGTAAAAATACGGGTTTTTTAGAGTTCAGTTTGGTTGAAATCTTACCGATTGCCACGTTCTCCAGATGCTCACCCTTTTATAAAATAACGCTTTTAGCTTGATTGGGACTGTAAATTATCACTGATTTGTTGTGTTTGTTATCACACTCCCCATCATCAAAGACCCCTGGAGGGACTCTCCTCTATTTTTTAGAATACCCAAAGAATTAGGAAAAGCGATCGCAGAAGCCAAAAATTAAGACATTGCAAAAATAACCCCCCAGTTGTTGCGGGGGGGGTAAGGAAATCATTGCTATTTTGCCTGAGTTAAAATTTATTCAAATCAATTCCGGCTTTCTTGGCCATTGCTTGTAACCCTTTGAGTTCAATGGTTTTAATTGCTTTTGTAGATAGTTTCAATCTAACCCAGCGTTTGCCTTGGGGCCACCAAATCCGCTTCCATTGTAAATTCGCTTCTTGTAACTTGTGGGTACGACGGTGGGAGTGAGACACAGCCATTCCGTTATTGGCTCTCTTTCCCGTTAACTGACAAATCCGAGACATAATTAACTCCAGTTTAGTATTTTCTCAAAAGTCCAAACCTTTATTATACAGAGTTTTCGTCCCTATCAACTCGTCGGCTGAAAAGTCCTTTGATTTTACCTTGAGTTTTAGATCCCCCCTAACCCCCCTTGGGAAGGGGGGAACCGGATTCTACAGTCCCTACAAGGACAATCTATCATCTTAAAGTTTCCCTTTTTAAGGGGGATTTGGGCACAATTTTTAACCTCAAAGTCCCCCTTTTTAAGGGGGATTTAGGGGGATCTATCCAAAAGGGATTTAGGGGCAATTTTTCGTCTCAAAGTCCCCCTTTTTAAGGGGGATTTAGGGGGATCTATCCAAAAGGGATTTAGGGGCAATTTTTCGTCTCAAAGTCCCCCTTTTTAAGGGATTTAGGGGGATCTATCCGAAGATATAATCAGGGTTTTTACTGTTATCTTAATTAGACGTTAACCGCGTCAACACTTGGTTAGAACGTTCTACAAAGTCCTTCATCCCCTCCCCATCAAAGCCTTTTTGAGCAATTAACGCTAAGTCATAGACATGATGACAAATCATTTTAGCTAATTCCGCCGAAGGAGACTCGCCACCCTCTTGAATAATTGCTCCTTGACTCAAATTAACTAAATTTTGAATCAACGGATGGGCGGTATTAATTAACAGAATATGTTCTTCGGGAAATTCCGCTTTTTGTTGTTGAATTAAGGCGGTCATATCCTGTAACCGTCGCATAAATTCCGGTAATAACACCATTGCGGGGGGTGTATTTTCCGATTTTAAAGATTCAGTCCGAATCGTTAATTTCGGTTTATTTAAGGCTGCGGTAAATAAATCTTTAATTTCTTCGCTGCGGGTTTTATTGGTTTTGGGGTCAACAATTTCGCTGTTGTTATC is a window from the Planktothrix sp. FACHB-1365 genome containing:
- the rpmB gene encoding 50S ribosomal protein L28, with amino-acid sequence MSRICQLTGKRANNGMAVSHSHRRTHKLQEANLQWKRIWWPQGKRWVRLKLSTKAIKTIELKGLQAMAKKAGIDLNKF